TATAGCGACCAATAGTGTTTTCTACTGTCTGGATACCGGACCTGCGATGTTCAATGGATTGATGAAGGAGTTGCTGTATTTCTTTCTCTATATCAGTGAGTTGAGATTTTTTTGTCAGATTAGAAAACACCCATTTGTTCGCTACTTGCACCTGCTTGTTTTCTGATTCATAGACCGTAGCTAGTGCATCTATATCTTCCTGCTCATATAGCTTGAGCATGAAAGCCATCGGGTCGTTTTGCTCCTCGATAGGCTCTAGCAAGACATGAATGATCCCATTGCAGCCCAGGCTTACACCTAAGGTGGGATTTTCATCATCCATGGTATCATAGGTGACCATACGCGGCACTCCAGTCTGCATGACTTCACGAGCCTTGCGTAGGGCGTCTCCCTCCAGGCAGCCCCCGCTGATGCTGCCATACCATCGGCCATCATCGGTGATATACATACGCGCCCCGGGACTTCTGTACGAAGACCCCGTAACGCTGATCACAGTTGCTAAAGCAGCCTTGCGCTGACTGAAATCAGTGGCCTGATAGGCATGCACGATTTTCTTCAATTCATTCATCAGGACACCAGGAAGGGTTGATCATAGTATCTTTTGCCGGTAGCCTGGTAGAGTGCATTGGCCAATGCGCCGATCACTGGCGGTAATGGCGGCTCTCCCAAACCAGTCGGGTCGATGTTGTTCTCTACGAAGAATGTCTCTATCTCGAGCGGAGCTTGCTCCTGTCTGATCAATTGATAATTGTGGAAGTTGCTTTGGTCGGGCTTTCCGTCCTTGAAGGTCATTTGACTGAACATCGCATGACCCAATCCATCCACGATTCCACCTTCCATCATATTGACGGCACCTTCTCGGTTCACCACGATTCCACAATCTACGGCACACCAAACTTTCTTCACTCTCCATTCTCCATCCAATTCAGCGAGATCCACTACTTGCGCCACATAGGAGTTGTGGCAGTAGTAGGCAGCCATGCCTCGCTTGATGCCTGGGGTTTCAACTCCCCAATTGGATCTTTCCTTCACCAGCTTGATCACACCTGCATATCGCTCTGCATCATAGTCATTTTTCTCTCCCACAGGATTAGCCATGGCTTTGTCGAAAAGCTCTAACCTAAAGTCTATCGGGTCTTTTCCTACTTTCTCGGCCACCTCATCCAAAAATGCTTGTTCTGCCCCAGCAATAAAATTGGACCTTGGGGCTCTCCAGGCGGCTGTTGTGATGTTAGAATCTACTTTTACCTCGGTCGCTTTGTAATGTGCGAGGGTGCCAGCTGGATATCTGTTGGCGAACAATGGCGGATCATCCACTCCTGCAGCTTTCACTTCAAATGCCGTCATGTTCTTATCCGCATCCAAAGCAGCTCGATACTTCACTCGATAGGCGGGTCGGTAGGCTCCTTGTGTCATGTCGTCTTCTCGGGTATAGATCAGCTTGATAGGTGCCTTCATCAGTTGCGAGATCACAGCGGCTTCATTGGCAAAGTTGCCATAGAGTCGGCGGCCAAATCCCCCACCCATACGGGTCATCTTGATGTCGATTTGTTCGTGGCTCATACCCAGGAGGCTGGCCAGAGAATGCTCCAGATATTCTGGCGTTTGGATCGGACCCACTAGCTCAGCTTTGGTGTCGGTCACATGAGCGAAGAAGTTCATGGGCTCCATCGTGTTGTGTGCCAGGAAGGGAGCCGTAAAGCTGCTTTCAATAATTTCATCAGCTTCAGCAAAGGCCTTGTCTGGATCTCCATCCACACGAGCGACATTGCCCTGATCGCTCTCGACGGCTTTTTTCAGTCTCTCGATATGATCAGCGGTGCTTTCCAGGGCAGTATCTACCTCCCACTCGACTTTAACTGCTTTTTTGGCTTTCAACACTTGCCAGGTAGTATCACCAACTACCGCTATCAATTCCCTAAAGGCACTGAGGTCGGACCATTGAGGCTCGTCTGGCCAGGTATTCACAGTGATTACATCTTTGATTCCCGGCATGGCCTTGGCCTCTGTGGCATCAAAGGATTTGATTTTCATCCCAAAGGCGGGCGCATGTATGATCATGGCGATCAACATCCCTTCTCTTTGGTAATCCAGTCCAAACAAAGGCTGACCTGTCACGATCTTTTGACCATCGACATTCTTGACTTTGGTACCAATCAGTTTAAAATCTTTGTTGTCCTTCAACTCGACTTCTTCCGGTACTTCCATAGTAGCTGCCAAGGAGGCGACTTCACCATAGCTTAGCGATTTGCCACTGGCCTGATGAGAAATAACTCCCTGGCTCACTGTCAATTCACTCACCGGGACGGATAGCTTTTGAGCGGCGGCTTCCATGAGCATGCGCTTGCCCGTAGCTCCAGCCATACGCAGGGCCTTCCATCCATGTCGGATCGACTGACTACCTCCTGCTATTTGTCTTTGGAAAATATCGGTATTCAAAGGCGCCTGTTCGACGACCACATTTTTCCAATCCACGTCGAGCTCCTCTGCTACGATCAGCGGCATGGAGGTTTTTACATTTTGTCCAATCTCTGGATTGGGAGAGAAAATGGTGACCAGTCCGGTATCACCAATTTTGATGAACCCATTGATCTCAAACCATTCGTTTGGGATGGAGGCTATCCCTGATTCGCCGGCTGGCATGCAGCCATTTAACCAACTGAATCCGAGGAGTAATCCCCCTCCTGCTGCGCCACTCACTTTAAGAAATGACCGGCGGTTGTATTTTGTTTTGATAAGTGTCATGTGAAGTAATGCTTTAGGTGAATCAGGCGCTTTGTGCTGCTTGTTTGATGGCTTCCTTGATGCGTAAGTAAGTGCCGCATCGACAGATGTTGCCATTCATGGAGGCTTCTATTTGTTCGTCTGTCGGGTTGGGGATTTTACGAAGCAGAGAGGCTGCATTCATGATCTGACCTGCCTGACAATAGCCGCACTGGGGCACGTCGACCTCCTGCCATGCTAGCTGCAAAGGGTGATCTCCTTTTTCGGACAGTCCCTCTATCGTAGTGATGGCTTGTCCCTCTACGGATGAGATAGGCATGCTACAAGAGCGGACGGCAGTATCGCCTAACAAGACGGTGCAGGCACCGCACATGGCCATACCACAGCCAAATTTGGTTCCTACGAGTTGCAAATGATCGCGCAGCACCCAGAGTATCGGGGTGTCTTCTGCTACATCGACCTTAAATTCCTGATTGTTAACCTTTAGGGTGTATTGGGCCATGATATTAGTTATGTGTTGAAGTTTAGCAGTTTCAATATAATAAGAATATTGTCAATCTGATTAGTCTACGAATGGGCAAATCTGCTAATGGCCGAAGACCGACAGACGACAATTTACCCTTGCTTAAATCAACTTTACTATTGATGAAAGGTCGGTTTTTTGGGTCGAATATGTGTTTATCCCTATTGTCCGCACCACGGATTAAGGGGATTGATGGATGGCACGGATGCTGGGATATATAAGTGGGGTGAATAAAGCATGGTACCTTATGAGACATGTGCATGTAACTAATCCACCTTAGCCCTCGATGCGTCGAACCGCTTTCCGAAAGGGGGAATTAATCCTGCATAGGATTGTTGTATCTAAAGCGGTTACTATGCTACATTCAGTAACGTAATTCGAAATGCAGTTCAATTAATAAAACCTACCTAGTCTTCTACTAAAGACCGATTATTGGATTCCCCCTTTTCATAAAGGGGGCTAGGGGGATTTGTACGTAGCTACAAACCTGCTAGTAAGTATGTGCCTCGCCTAGTTATACCGATCCCAAAAAGTCCGTGCAATCCTAAAATCTGTATCATCCGTGTTTCCAAGTAAGAAAGAAGGCCGCCCCATCGTGTAGTGAAGCGGCTTTTCTCCTTTCATTCTTTTCATCCATCCTACATATAGTCTTTTGGGTCTACAGGTTTCCCGTCTTTACGAACTTCATAATGGAGATGAAATGCTGTTGACCTTCCGGTGGTTCCTACATATCCGATTACATCTCCACGTTGCACCTGATCCCCTTGCTCTACAGCAAAACCACTTAAATGCGCGTACCTCGTTTCAAATCCACCGCCATGATCAATTACCACAAGTCTCCCATAACCACCTTCTTGAAATTCAATTTTGCTTGCCACCCCATTGGCTGTCACTATTACCTTGGTTCCTTTCTTTGCACTAAAGTCTAAGCCGCCATGAAATTGTCTAACCTTATCTATAGGGTGTATTCGCATACCATAACCAGAAGGTGGGAAGTCATAATCCCCATCCTTGATAGGCGAGATACTAGGGATATCTTCATCTGATTTTTCTGACACTGAAAACGGAATGTTCATCATTTCTAGCTCAGGAAAACCTTCAGTAAGATATTCAGGTCCTGAGAATGGAAAGTTCATCTCTGTAAATTCATTCGCTAACTTCTCTGGGGCCGAAAAGGACATGGTCATCGTCACCAAAACCGGAATAATCAGTAAATAG
This is a stretch of genomic DNA from Reichenbachiella ulvae. It encodes these proteins:
- a CDS encoding xanthine dehydrogenase family protein molybdopterin-binding subunit — encoded protein: MTLIKTKYNRRSFLKVSGAAGGGLLLGFSWLNGCMPAGESGIASIPNEWFEINGFIKIGDTGLVTIFSPNPEIGQNVKTSMPLIVAEELDVDWKNVVVEQAPLNTDIFQRQIAGGSQSIRHGWKALRMAGATGKRMLMEAAAQKLSVPVSELTVSQGVISHQASGKSLSYGEVASLAATMEVPEEVELKDNKDFKLIGTKVKNVDGQKIVTGQPLFGLDYQREGMLIAMIIHAPAFGMKIKSFDATEAKAMPGIKDVITVNTWPDEPQWSDLSAFRELIAVVGDTTWQVLKAKKAVKVEWEVDTALESTADHIERLKKAVESDQGNVARVDGDPDKAFAEADEIIESSFTAPFLAHNTMEPMNFFAHVTDTKAELVGPIQTPEYLEHSLASLLGMSHEQIDIKMTRMGGGFGRRLYGNFANEAAVISQLMKAPIKLIYTREDDMTQGAYRPAYRVKYRAALDADKNMTAFEVKAAGVDDPPLFANRYPAGTLAHYKATEVKVDSNITTAAWRAPRSNFIAGAEQAFLDEVAEKVGKDPIDFRLELFDKAMANPVGEKNDYDAERYAGVIKLVKERSNWGVETPGIKRGMAAYYCHNSYVAQVVDLAELDGEWRVKKVWCAVDCGIVVNREGAVNMMEGGIVDGLGHAMFSQMTFKDGKPDQSNFHNYQLIRQEQAPLEIETFFVENNIDPTGLGEPPLPPVIGALANALYQATGKRYYDQPFLVS
- a CDS encoding (2Fe-2S)-binding protein — translated: MAQYTLKVNNQEFKVDVAEDTPILWVLRDHLQLVGTKFGCGMAMCGACTVLLGDTAVRSCSMPISSVEGQAITTIEGLSEKGDHPLQLAWQEVDVPQCGYCQAGQIMNAASLLRKIPNPTDEQIEASMNGNICRCGTYLRIKEAIKQAAQSA